The nucleotide window GGCGCACCGGGAACGCCAGCGCGGTGACCTGTTCGTCGGTGCGGTCGCCGACACCGACCTGCTGCACGGGTCGCTGATGATGGGCATGATGAACATCGCCGCGAGCCTCGTGCTCGTCGTCGGCGGGGTCGCCTTCATGGTCTTCATCGACCCGCTGCTCACCCTGGTGACGGTCGCCTGCCTCACGGTCGCCGCGGTCGGCAGCGTCTTCGTCGCCCGCCAGGTGCGCAAGGCGATGGCGCAGAACCGCGAGGCGGTCGGCCGCTTCGGCGCCGCCCTGCAGCGGGCGCTGATCGCGATCGGCACGGTGAAGGTCAGCCGCGCCGAGGACCGCGAAGCCGAGCTGGTGCTGACCCACGCCGCGGACGCCACCGCGGCCGACATGAAGGCGGTGCGGCTGCAGGCCGCGATGACGCCGCTGGTCAACCTCGGCATCCACGGCTCGTTCGCCGTCGTCTTCACCTTCGGCGCGGCCCGGATCGCCAGCGGCGCGCTCGACACCGCCGGGTTCGCCTCCTACCTGCTCTACCTGTTCTACATGCTGACGCCGCTCATCACGCTGTTCACCAGCTTCGCGCAGATCCAGCTGGGCGTGGCCGCCGGACAGCGCGTGGAGGGCCTGCTCGACCTGCCGGACGAGCGCGTGACGCCCACCCCGGACGCCGTGGCCGAACCGGTCTTCGCCTCGTCCGTGCTGGAGTACGACTCCGTGTCGTTCGGCTACGCCGAGGGCAAGCCCGTGCTCAAGGACGTCTCGTTCGCCGCGCTCGAACGCGGGCTGACGGCGGTCGTCGGCCCGTCGGGCACCGGCAAGACGACGTTGTTCTCGCTCGCCGCGGGCCTGTGGCGGCCGGGCCAGGGGCAGATCCGGCTCGGCGGCGTCGACGTGGCGTCGGTGGACCTGGAAACCCTGCGCGGCCGG belongs to Amycolatopsis tolypomycina and includes:
- a CDS encoding ABC transporter ATP-binding protein, giving the protein MPTEEKRSGTRTVLRLLAPYRGRLGAAGIVGLASAIVSLIQPMVVGDVVGALTSRTLAAGTLVLLVSLFLGDIVLRVIEMYLLGRCGALLVLDSRRSVVHRLLRAPIKAHRERQRGDLFVGAVADTDLLHGSLMMGMMNIAASLVLVVGGVAFMVFIDPLLTLVTVACLTVAAVGSVFVARQVRKAMAQNREAVGRFGAALQRALIAIGTVKVSRAEDREAELVLTHAADATAADMKAVRLQAAMTPLVNLGIHGSFAVVFTFGAARIASGALDTAGFASYLLYLFYMLTPLITLFTSFAQIQLGVAAGQRVEGLLDLPDERVTPTPDAVAEPVFASSVLEYDSVSFGYAEGKPVLKDVSFAALERGLTAVVGPSGTGKTTLFSLAAGLWRPGQGQIRLGGVDVASVDLETLRGRIGYVEQDAPVLDGTIRENLLYANPDATDAQIRHAVELAHLADWVDGLEDGLETKVGESGAAISGGQRQRIAIARMLLLEPDVLLLDEATSQLDAEAELALRKAVAEVARDRAVVAVAHRLSTVVEADRIVVLDAGRVRAIGDHQSLLAGDDLYRRLVATQLLPEATVLTAGRNS